DNA sequence from the Flavobacterium lipolyticum genome:
GATCACCCCTTGCTGTACCACTTCGGCAGGCAATTGACTGGTCGCCTGAGCCACCCTGTTTTGTACGTTTACGGCTGCCTGATCGGCATCGGTACCTAATTTAAAGAAAACAGTAATGGCTAACGATCCGTCGTTACTGGCCGTAGAGCTCATGTAAGTCATATTCTCAACCCCATTGATAGATTCTTCTAAAGAGGGCGCTACCGAACGTAAAACCGTTTCGGCATTAGCTCCCGGATAAACCGCCGTTACCAAAACCGATGGCGGTGCAATATCAGGAAACTGTTGTAAAGGCAATTTCGTAAGTCCAAGTACCCCCAGAATCACCAATAAAATGGAGATTACGGTTGCCAGTACAGGTCTTTGTATAAATATTTTGAACATTTGCGTGTAAATTATTTTTTAGTGATTACTTGGGCAACTTTTGTAGCCGGTTTTTCAGGCTGAATGACCTGACCTTCCTGAAGTTTATCGATACCGCTTAATACAATCTGATCACCTGATTTGATACCATCTTTAATCAAATAGTTTGTACCGCTTTTACCAATAACTGTGATCGGCATTTTGTTGACTTTATTTTCTTTATTAACGGTAAAAACAAAAACTTTGTCCTGCATTTCAACAGTAGCCGATTGTGGTACCAAAAGAGCATCGTCATGGTGAAGTCCTAAACGAATTTTTCCAGTGTTTCCTGAACGTAAAGACCCGCCGGCATTAGGAAAAGTTGCTCTTAACGTAATAGCTCCGGTGGTTTTATCAAACTGACCGTCTACCATATCGATTTTTCCGGTTTGAGGATACGCATTATTATCGGCTAAAATCAAAGTTACAGGAGGCAACTTTTTGATTTTATCACCCAGGCTGCTGCCGGCGTATTGTGCTTTAAAGTTGATAAAATCGGTTTCTCCCAAAGAGAAATAAGCAAAAACTTCATGCACATCAGATAAGTTGGTTAAAGGTTCAACATCTGTTGCCGAAACTAAACTTCCTTGTTTTTTAGGTAATCTTCCAATGTAGCCGCTTACAGGAGCTGTAACATTAGTATATCCAAGATTAATTCTGGCCGATCCTACCATTGCTTTGGCCTGTTCGATATTGGCAGCAGCAATTTTTTGAGAAGCCTTGGCCGTTTTTAACTGATAATCCGAAACTACTTTGTTTTGAACTAATGGGGTCAATTTATCTACTTCCAATTGTGCGTTGATTAAAGCCGCTTCAGCAGCGTGCAAATTAGCCAGCGCATTGTTTAATTGTTCACGAAATGGACGTTCGTTTATTTTGAATAAAGTCTGACCTTTATTGACATAAGCACCTTCGTCTACAAAAACTCTTTCCAGATTTCCGCTTACCTGAGGGCGAATTTCAACATCAACAGTACCTTGTATAGAGGCAGGATATTCGGCGTCTGTAGTAGTGTTTTCGCTTGTAATGGCGGCAACAGGTAATAATGGTGCAGCAGGAGCTGCCGGGGCTTGCGATTTATCTGCACAACTGCTTAGTACGAGTGCCAGAATAAAACTGGTTATGATAACATTTTTCATTTTATTATTGGTTTTAAATTGTTGAACATTCTTTTGGATTAATTGATGTGGTATTCTGGCATTCCGGGAATCCATATTTAATTATATTAAATTATCTAACGTTGTTAAGCTTTTAAGCCTGAATTTCTATATAATGAGCCTCCCAGTCCTATTTCAAAAACTAGTATTAAATTATTTATCACTGTTAAGTAAAATGAGAAAAAAGGTTTCTAAATTACTCTATTAAATTATTTATCACTGTTAAGTAACAAGGCAAAGGTATTTTTTAATTGGCTATTAAATCATTTATCACTGTTAAGTAAAAATGAATTTTTTTTTATTGTATTGATTTTATGATACCACCAATCGCATCTTTTAGGATTTGAGCGTTAATGGTTTCCAGGATGTCACTTTTGTTAATGATATTAATGGCGATCAGACCATGAATAACAGAAAAGAAAGTAAAATATTTTTGTTTGATAATGTCTTCACTTGGATTACTGTCCTTCATAACTTCAGCAATTACCGAGGTAAACAATTTGTAAGGTGCTTCCTGAGCCGAACATCGTTGTGCACAGCAGGTCATTTGAACACCAAACATTAATTGGTACATTTCAGTATTAGTAAAAGCGAAATCCCAGTAGGTCATCCACATGGCTTCTAACTGATCTTCGGGTTTTTCAAACTTATCTTTAGCAGTTTGCAACTCTTTGGCCAGTTTCAAAAAACCTTTACCGGTTAGTTCTTCCAGTATCGCTTCTTTATTCGAAAAGTATTCGTAAATAATTGGAGCAGTATACTCAATTCTGTCGGCAATTTTACGCATACTCAAACCATTCCAGCCTTCTTCTTTTACGATATCATAAGCAGCCCCAAGAATGTTATTTCTGGTCTCTTCTTTTTGTCTTAAAATTCGATCTTTACTAGCCATTTTAATTGAGTATTAAATTGTTTAACACCGTTAGGCAAATGTAGGACGGTTTTTCTGATTATGAAATAATTTTGTCATAATATTTTCTTATTGTGTCATAGGTAATCAATAAAAACCTCGTAAAGCCCTTATTTTATTGACTCTTTAGGAGTGTATATTTTTTTAGAAGCAGCACATTTTGGCGCTTTTAAAACCATTTGTCCTGCTTTTCGCTAAATCTTTTTCTGTTCTCGTTAAAGAAACGAGACCAGAAAAAGGATATCGCTGCAATCAGGGCTAAACGAGGGACATATATATCAACACAAAATGTTGTGGGGTTGATAGGAGTTATTCCTTTTATTAACGATTTTAGCTCTTCATTTAAGAGATCATTTTATTACAGCTGATTTTATAATTAGTGTTCTCTTTTGGTCTAAATATTTGAAATGTTTAAAAAGGGCTGAAAGCCCAAAAGCATAAAAATAGTGCAGCGCACTATAAATTAAGATAATGAATCATATTGCCCTGAAGGGGCATAAGCAGTTATCAATAAAGCATAAGATCTTGATTAAAAGCTGCTAACTTTCGGAAATGTCATAAAATAGGTGCTTTTTGGGTTATGCTTTCGCCCTTACAGGGCTTATAGAGACCTCACCATTATTCATGGCACTTCGTGCCATGTTACTGCTAAGGCTTTTTCAGAGCAGCAGATTTCAAATACTTGTCTCTTATGGGTAAGCTGTAAATTAGTATTATTACAATTAAGAAATTTTAGGAAAATGTAAATCTTTAAAAGATTGCAAAAGGATGCCACTTTCATTCCTAAAGTGATTTACGATAAAGGGAATAGTATTTTTATCACTCTGCAACTTTTGAACCTGATTCTCTTTAGACTGACTAATACTTAAGCCTAATTTTATAAATTCGCAGGTTTTCGTATTGATCCCGAGGGACTATTATTGTTATCAGAGAAACTGAATTCTGACAATTTAATAGTTTTATTATATGTGTTTTTTCTTACTTTTATTTGTAATTGTTTCTATCTTCGTTCCGAAGTAAAAATAATTATTTAAGATAGTAATTTTGCTATCTTTGTAAAATCATTATCAGATGAAATCGAGAGAATTTATTAGGGAGGCTATTAGGAATGGATGGGTATTCTTAAGACAAGGCAAAGGAAGTCACGAGATTTATGAGTAGGATGGTAAGCAGGTTGTAATTCCAAATCACGGATCAAAAGAGATTGGAAAAGGATTAGTACAGAAATTAAGAAAAGAAATGGGGCTTTAACTTCTTCAAAAAAGGATTGAAAACTATGAAAACAATTAGAATTATTATCGAAAGAAACGAAGACGGTTTTTGGGGATATGCAGAGAATGAAAATGCAATTGTTGGTGGTGGTGATACTGTTCAAAAATGCAAACAGGATGTACTCGATTGTATAGCAACTTTAAAAGATTTGGATAGCAATAACAGACCTTCCTTTCTTGAAAAAGAATATGAATTAGTTTATAAATTTGATACTGCCAGTTTGCTGAATTATTACAAAGGAATTTTTACAAATTCAGCTTTGGAGAGAATTACAGGTATAAATCAAAAACAGATTCAGCATTATGCATCCGGTCATCGGAATCCGAGATTAGCGCAACGAATCAAAATAGAAACAGCACTTCATAATTTAGGAAAGGAGCTTTTGGCTGTGGAATTATAAGTTTTAACCCGTTGGGTGTAAATGAAAAAATATTTAACACATAGTCCCGATGCATCGGGATATGTCAATAATAAGGATATAAAAAAAACATATTTCTTACATAGTAAAGTCTCTGTGTTTGTAGAATAAGTAAAACGCTTTTTTTATAAGTGTTATATCTATGTTTCTATGTGTTTAAAAATAATTACAAAGGGTTAAGCTTTATTTATTTCACATCTCACATCTCACTTTTTCACATAATCCATTTCGACGTGTTCAATTCCTGCATCCAGGAAAAAGTTATCGGTTTGTTTGAATCCGTTTTTGATGTAAAAACGACTTGCATTGACTTGTGCATACAAATAGATCTTCTCCTCATCTTTTAAATCCGCTAAGATTTTTTGCAGGATTGCTTCTCCAATTCGTTTCCCGCGATAAGTATTCAAAACGGCAATGCGTTCAATTTTAAAACCCTTTTCCATTTGGCGGTAGCGTGCCGCTCCGGCCGGCAAGCCATTAACGGTGGCGAGATAATGAACAGCCTCTTCGTCATCCATAGATTCACGTTCCTGCGATACATTTTGTTCTTCAACAAATACTTGACGACGAATAGCAAAAGCAATTTCTATTAATTTATCGTCCTCAATCTTCTCAACTTTTACAGTATTTCCTGTTGATTTTTGAGCAGATTCGCTCTTCATTTCTTTAATTGTGGTCATTCGGTCAAAAAGATTTTTAGTTTTTAAATTTTGGGTTACTTCGTGTATGGCTTTAAACAAATTATTTTCGGTATCTGTGAGTTCAATCAACGCTTCGGTCATGATTTGCCATAAAGGCTGCAATTGATCGATCATCTCGTTGGCTTTGTCTGTAAGGGTAATCAGGCGTTTCCTTTCGTCTTTGGCATCTTTCGCCGAACCAATCAGTTCTTTTTTCTCCAATTCTTTTAGTAACGAAATAGTAGTAGGGTGAGAGTAGCCAATTTCCTGAGAAAGCTCGACAACACTAATGGCTTTTTTCTGCGAAAGCACATACACCACCGGAAACCATTTGGGTTCAAAATCGATGTTCTGACTTTTGTAGAATAACTGCGCTTCTTTCCTCAGGTTTTCATTCAAACGCTGCAAAAGATTCCCCAATACCAATGACTTTGATTGCTCTAATACCATAAAAAATAATTTATATACAAATTTACGTAGTTAACTACATATGTTGAAATAAGAAAGATTAATTTTAAGATTTTTTTATCTTTTTTGACTTTTGTTATTGGCTAAAAGCAATTTGCAGGACCGAATTAAAATCTGATCCTGCAACAAGGTTTTTTATGTAAGATGTGAAAATGTGAGATGTGAGATCTGTTTATTTAAGTATCACAACTTCTTCAGGAACTTTAAACAATAACACACAACCGGTTTTAGAAAATACAGAGTGACTGCTTCCCGGTGGCATGTACATATAATCGCCTGTTTTTAATTCGTCTTTTCCGGAGCGGACTTCGCCTTCAAGAACATAAATTTCTTCTCCGGCGGGATGAACATGATTAGGATACGAAGCACCTGCTTCAAATTTTAGTAAAAAAACAGTGGGTCTGTTGGTAGCGGGATCAAAGTATAAGGATTTGGCGGAAATGCCATCTGTTTTTACACCTTCTTCCATTAGAACTTTCCAGTCTTTTTCGCTGCTTCTTGTGATTTGTTTTTCCATTATAGTAATTTTTAGTTTGTTTTATTTTTCAGAATGATTTCGTCTAAACTCCAGTGGTATTTTTCTTCAGTTGACAAAAGAAAAGCTGCTATAGAAAAGGTAGATACAGAATAATCTAAAGGTTCTTTTACTCCAAAAGAATAAGTCATGGCAAGTGCGAAGCCAAAAGTTAAAATGGCAGCGCCAACAGCCGCAAATTTCGTTTGATAGCCAATGAGCAGGAGGAAAGCCAATAGTGTTTCCAAAATAGTCGATGTTATGGCAATAGCAGGAATCCAGTTTTTAGGAACAAAAGAATTTACTTGTTCGGTATAATCCAGAAAGTTTTCCCAACCTGAAGATTGTGTGCCCCACAATCCTAACCGACTTGAAACAGCAGATAAAAAACCTGCTGCTAAGGCAACCCGCAACAGCAAAACGGCATATTTCTGATTTTTTTTCATCTTTTTGATTGCTTAATTATTACAATACAAAGATGCGGAAGGCAGTGTTGCTAAAGAATAGAGAATCCTCGAAAAAGCATGTAATCAATTGAAAAAGCAAACATTAAAAACGATGAATTGGGTGAAATTACGAATGTGCAGTATTTTCTTTATAGGCTTTTGGGGAAGTGTTGGTGTGTTTTTTGAAGAAATTGGAAAAGTAAAAAGGATCATTAAAACCTAATGCATAAGCGACTTCTTTTACTGTCAATTTTTCATAAGTAAAAAGGCGTTTGGCTTCGGAAATGATCAATCCGAAAATAACATTCTGAGCCGTTTTATTGGTATGCAATTTTGAAAGTTCGTTTAGTTTTGATTCTGTTGTACCAATCAGCGTTGCTAATTCGTTTACAGAAAGATTCTTGTCGAAGTTTTGTAAAATCGCTTCCAGAAAGTGAAGAAACAGCGCATCGGGTTTGTAGATTTCATCCCCACGATTAATTTTGGTTCGGTTGATTTCGATCAATATCAATTCAATTCGGCTGTGAATAGAGGTGAGGTATTGATAGGGCATTTGTAGTAACTCTTTGCCTATCGTTTCTAATTCCTGAATAACAAACGGGCTATTGTCTACCACAATCATTTCATTCATGGCAAAGTGACAAAACAGTCCGTTATGGAAAATCAATTCCATATCGGTATCGTCTTTGCAGAAAAAATTATAGGTAAATTCTAAAACAAATCCCGTTGCATTCCCGATGTTTTTGAAATAATGAATCTGACCGGAAGTAATGGTGATAACAGCATTTTGAGTTAAGGTAAATTCATTTTCATCTACAGAAATAACAGTCGAACCCGAAGTGCAATACACAAGCACATATTTTAAAACGCGTCTGGGCTGTTTTAAACCTGTCGCCTGATCGAATGTTTTTATCGAAACCATATTGAAAATAGTGTTGGATCAAAAGTAAGATTTATTTCATGAAGTTGATCAAAGAGGGTATACAGATTTGTTCTGTTATTGCATTTTGGGGTACTGTGTGTGAATTTCTGTTCTGTGTAGTTGGAACGCACAAAGCACACGGATGGTACTGATTCGCTCTGCGAAAACGCGGATCAACACAGATTTTTTTATATTATTAGGTAGAAGTTAATTGATGTCTTCAAAATATTACTACCGTAAAAATCCACGTAGATCCGCGTTTTCGTGAAACGAATCCGCGCACTCAGCGTTTCTTTATTATTATTCTGATAAAGTTTTTAGTAATTGTTCCAGGTTGTCAATGCTCATTTTAAACCCTTGTTCGAAGCCCATTTCAATCATTTTTTCCAGACGTTCCAGCGATTCATTGAAAATTGTGATGCTCACTTTGGTAATGCCGTTTTGCTCACTAAAGCTATGATCCCAGTTGGAGCCCGGCAGTTCGCGATTTTCATTTTGGTCCGCAAAAGCATTGAACATCTTAAAATTCGTCTTTGGCGTAATCGAAGTGTATTCCTGAACCGCCCAGCGTTCGAATCCTTCGGGACTTACCATGGCGTAGAATCTGCGTCCGCCAACTTCAAAAGTCATGTGTTTCGTTTTAGACGACCAGGGTTTTGGAGCTACCCATTGATCGAGAAGTTCCGGTTTGGTAAAAGCATCCCAAACCAACGGAAGTTCGGCATTAAATTCTCGGTTTATGATTACCGTTTTGGTGGCTTTATCTACGGTAAAATCAAATTGCAAATCGTTTTTCATTTGTTCTGTTTTTTAAGCGTTACTAATAGTTCGTCAAGCTGATTGAACTTGGTTTCCCAGATTTCCCTGAATTGGACTAACCATTGATCAATCTCTTTCATTTTTTCAATTTCAAGCGAATAATAAATTTCCCGGCCTTGTTGTTCCTGTTTAAGCAAATCGCATTCTACTAGTATGCGAAGGTGTTTCGAAACCGATTGTCGGGAGGCATTGAAGTTCTCTGCGATGGCATTTGGTGTCATTGCCTGTACAGCGATCAGCGTTAGAATTGACCTTCTAGTCGGGTCGGCTATGGCTTGGAAAATGTCACGTCTCATACTATTCCGGTTTTAATTAAGAAACCAATTGGTTGTAAATATACGCGCAACTATTCGGTTTCGCAATTTTTTTAGCAGCTATTTTAGGAAATAGTCTCTCAAAGTCGCTAAGGCACAAGGTTTTATGGTGATTTGTGGCTTGTTGTTTGTGGTTTGTGGTTTGTTGTTTCAAGTTTCAAGTTTCAAGTTTCAAGTTTCAAGTTTCAAGTTTCAGGTTTCAAGTTTCAGGTTTCAGGTTTCAAGTTTCCGCAATCTTGTCATTTCGACCGAAGGGAGAAATCACACTAGAAACTTCGCATAGAATGTCGCCAATCTTTGTCGATTAGCGTGTACGATTTACTTCGCCTATTCGCTATCGCTCGAGTCTCCTACGAGAAAATGACAAGATTGTATATAATTAACGTATACGAAGCCAAGAGATTTCGCTGAGTGGGTTTGTGTTTCAGGTTTCAGGTTTCAGGTTTGCGCAATCTTGTCATTTCGACCAGAGGGAGAAATCTTCGTTAGTAACTCTACAAAGATTGACTAGCGTTACCGACAATCGTTGTGAAGATTTACTTCGTTTATTCGCTATCGCTCGAGTCTCCCTACGAGAAAATGACAAAATTGTGTATAATTGGAGCGTATACGAAGACAGGAGATTTCGCTGAGCGGGGGGAAATTCCGTTAGGAATGATAAATATTGTAGCAACGGATTTTAATCCGTTGAATAATAAAACAGATATAAATAGGAGTTGCGTAGGAACGGCACATATTGATAATGTATAAAATATGTTTCGATCCGATGGATCTTTTTGGATATGGGATTCTATATAATAACCGGATTGAAATCCGGCCTTATAATTTTGACCGAGCCTATGGCTCTCTTCGAATTCCGTTAGGAATGACAAATATGGTAGCAACGGATTTTAATCCGTTGAATAATAAAAACAGACATAAACACGAGTTCCGTAGGAACGATCCATAATTACAGGAATATTGCAGCAATTAAAAATTCCGTAGGAATGAAATATTTATAGATTCCAACGGAGCCGACATATGCTAAATAAGATTTCACCCAGCTGGGGCTTTTTTGAAATGGGATGAATTGTTTTTTTATAAATATTTCGTCCCGTTGGGACTTCATAAGAAATAGA
Encoded proteins:
- a CDS encoding efflux RND transporter periplasmic adaptor subunit — encoded protein: MDSRNARIPHQLIQKNVQQFKTNNKMKNVIITSFILALVLSSCADKSQAPAAPAAPLLPVAAITSENTTTDAEYPASIQGTVDVEIRPQVSGNLERVFVDEGAYVNKGQTLFKINERPFREQLNNALANLHAAEAALINAQLEVDKLTPLVQNKVVSDYQLKTAKASQKIAAANIEQAKAMVGSARINLGYTNVTAPVSGYIGRLPKKQGSLVSATDVEPLTNLSDVHEVFAYFSLGETDFINFKAQYAGSSLGDKIKKLPPVTLILADNNAYPQTGKIDMVDGQFDKTTGAITLRATFPNAGGSLRSGNTGKIRLGLHHDDALLVPQSATVEMQDKVFVFTVNKENKVNKMPITVIGKSGTNYLIKDGIKSGDQIVLSGIDKLQEGQVIQPEKPATKVAQVITKK
- a CDS encoding TetR/AcrR family transcriptional regulator, with translation MASKDRILRQKEETRNNILGAAYDIVKEEGWNGLSMRKIADRIEYTAPIIYEYFSNKEAILEELTGKGFLKLAKELQTAKDKFEKPEDQLEAMWMTYWDFAFTNTEMYQLMFGVQMTCCAQRCSAQEAPYKLFTSVIAEVMKDSNPSEDIIKQKYFTFFSVIHGLIAINIINKSDILETINAQILKDAIGGIIKSIQ
- a CDS encoding ArsR/SmtB family transcription factor, encoding MRRDIFQAIADPTRRSILTLIAVQAMTPNAIAENFNASRQSVSKHLRILVECDLLKQEQQGREIYYSLEIEKMKEIDQWLVQFREIWETKFNQLDELLVTLKKQNK
- a CDS encoding cupin domain-containing protein, with product MEKQITRSSEKDWKVLMEEGVKTDGISAKSLYFDPATNRPTVFLLKFEAGASYPNHVHPAGEEIYVLEGEVRSGKDELKTGDYMYMPPGSSHSVFSKTGCVLLFKVPEEVVILK
- a CDS encoding MauE/DoxX family redox-associated membrane protein, producing MKKNQKYAVLLLRVALAAGFLSAVSSRLGLWGTQSSGWENFLDYTEQVNSFVPKNWIPAIAITSTILETLLAFLLLIGYQTKFAAVGAAILTFGFALAMTYSFGVKEPLDYSVSTFSIAAFLLSTEEKYHWSLDEIILKNKTN
- a CDS encoding type II toxin-antitoxin system HicB family antitoxin; amino-acid sequence: MKTIRIIIERNEDGFWGYAENENAIVGGGDTVQKCKQDVLDCIATLKDLDSNNRPSFLEKEYELVYKFDTASLLNYYKGIFTNSALERITGINQKQIQHYASGHRNPRLAQRIKIETALHNLGKELLAVEL
- a CDS encoding helix-turn-helix domain-containing protein; protein product: MVSIKTFDQATGLKQPRRVLKYVLVYCTSGSTVISVDENEFTLTQNAVITITSGQIHYFKNIGNATGFVLEFTYNFFCKDDTDMELIFHNGLFCHFAMNEMIVVDNSPFVIQELETIGKELLQMPYQYLTSIHSRIELILIEINRTKINRGDEIYKPDALFLHFLEAILQNFDKNLSVNELATLIGTTESKLNELSKLHTNKTAQNVIFGLIISEAKRLFTYEKLTVKEVAYALGFNDPFYFSNFFKKHTNTSPKAYKENTAHS
- a CDS encoding bifunctional helix-turn-helix transcriptional regulator/GNAT family N-acetyltransferase, translated to MVLEQSKSLVLGNLLQRLNENLRKEAQLFYKSQNIDFEPKWFPVVYVLSQKKAISVVELSQEIGYSHPTTISLLKELEKKELIGSAKDAKDERKRLITLTDKANEMIDQLQPLWQIMTEALIELTDTENNLFKAIHEVTQNLKTKNLFDRMTTIKEMKSESAQKSTGNTVKVEKIEDDKLIEIAFAIRRQVFVEEQNVSQERESMDDEEAVHYLATVNGLPAGAARYRQMEKGFKIERIAVLNTYRGKRIGEAILQKILADLKDEEKIYLYAQVNASRFYIKNGFKQTDNFFLDAGIEHVEMDYVKK
- a CDS encoding SRPBCC family protein; translated protein: MKNDLQFDFTVDKATKTVIINREFNAELPLVWDAFTKPELLDQWVAPKPWSSKTKHMTFEVGGRRFYAMVSPEGFERWAVQEYTSITPKTNFKMFNAFADQNENRELPGSNWDHSFSEQNGITKVSITIFNESLERLEKMIEMGFEQGFKMSIDNLEQLLKTLSE